A portion of the Kwoniella newhampshirensis strain CBS 13917 chromosome 1, whole genome shotgun sequence genome contains these proteins:
- a CDS encoding 60S ribosomal protein uL15, whose translation MPTRFSNTRKHRGHVSAGHGRVGKHRKHPGGRGLAGGQHHHRTNFDKYHPGYFGKVGMRHYHLLQNHYYRPTINLDKLISLPEAKVDAPEGSVPVIDLVNLGKFKLLGKGRVNTPFIVKTRFVSKLAEEKIKAAGGVVKLVA comes from the exons ATGCCGACCCGATTCAGCAACACCCGAAAGCACAGAGGTCACGTCTCAGCCGGTCACGGTCGTGTAGGAAAGCACAGGAAGCATCCGGGTGGTCGAGGTCTCGCCGGTGGTCAGCACCACCACAGGACCAACTTCGACAAG TACCACCCTGGTTACTTCGGTAAAGTTGGTATGCGACActaccatctcctccaaaaCCACTACTACCGACCCACCATCAACCTCGATAAG ctcatctctctccccgAAGCTAAGGTTGACGCTCCCGAGGGTTCCGTTCCCGTTATTGACCTTGTCAACCTTGGCAAGTTCAAGCTT CTGGGTAAGGGCCGAGTGAACActcccttcatcgtcaagaCTCGATTCGTTTCAAAGTTGgctgaggagaagatcaaggctGCCGGTGGTGTTGTCAAGCTCGTCGCATAA
- a CDS encoding 60S ribosomal protein uL16 — protein MGRRPARCYRYCKNKPFPKSRYNRGVPDAKIRIYDLGRKRASVDDFPFCCHLVSDEYEQLSSEALEAARICANKYIVKTAGKEAFHMRVRVHPFHIVRINKMLSCAGADRLQQGMRGAWGKPYGCVARVNIGQVIMSIRCKDSNKAVIMEALRRARYKFPGRQKIIVSKKWGFTPLDRADYEALKSEKQVINDGAYVQFLKPKGKLLQNLRTAQRA, from the exons ATGGGTCGTCGTCCCGCTCGTTGCTACAGGTATTGCAAGAACAAGCC TTTCCCCAAGTCGAGGTACAACCGAGGTGTCCCCGACGCCAAGATCCGAATCTATGATCTCGGTCGAAAGAGGGCTTCCGTCGATGACTTCCCCTTCTGTTGCCACCTCGTCTCTGACGAGTACGAGCAACTCTCCTCCGAGGCTCTTGAGGCTGCTCGTATCTGCGCGAACAAGTACATCGTCAAGACTGCCGGAAAGGAAGCATTCCACATGAGGGTCAGGGTTCACCCCTTCCACATTGTCAGGATCAACAAGATGTTGTCTTGTGCTGGTGCCGATAGGTTGCAGCAGGGTATGCGAGGTGCCTGGGGTAAGCCTTACGGTTGTGTTGCCCGAGTCAACAT CGGTCAGGTCATCATGTCTATTCGATGCAAGGACTCCAACAAGGCCGTCATCATGGAGGCTCTCCGACGTGCTCGATACAAGTTCCCCGGTCGACAAAagatcatcgtctccaAGAAGTGGGGTTTCACCCCCCTCGACCGTGCCGACTACGAGGCCCTCAAGTCCGAGAAGCAGGTCATCAACGACGGTGCTTACGTTCAG TTCCTCAAGCCCAAGGGCAAGCTCCTCCAGAACCTCCGAACCGCTCAGCGTGCCTAA